One Methanosphaera cuniculi DNA window includes the following coding sequences:
- a CDS encoding V4R domain-containing protein, which yields MIPINIYENTKIKIYSTSDGIKIVTSPIKIQILNMLTDKVSEADIVKETGKSKSTISVHLKNLLDERIISYKAHPLDRRSKLFYIYADYIGEIYPDNIIYALPEIEQDISKKEGLFIEIYRQFKGLLLHHGLDVSPLEIITGERIGKKTYDEFKAETLDELLDELKQRFLDLGLGDLSINITDDSLMFKLKECHECYNLEYNMATCNIVKGMLKGIFSAFYKKAVSVEEVECCSKYDDHCTFIVEK from the coding sequence ATGATTCCTATAAATATATATGAAAATACAAAAATTAAAATTTATTCTACATCAGATGGAATAAAAATTGTAACAAGCCCTATTAAAATTCAAATTTTAAACATGCTTACAGATAAAGTAAGTGAAGCTGATATTGTAAAAGAAACAGGAAAATCCAAATCAACAATATCTGTACATCTTAAAAATTTACTAGATGAAAGAATTATCAGCTACAAAGCACATCCATTAGACCGTAGAAGCAAATTATTCTACATCTATGCAGACTATATAGGTGAAATATATCCAGATAATATAATCTATGCACTACCTGAAATAGAACAAGATATATCAAAAAAAGAAGGACTTTTCATAGAAATATACAGACAATTTAAAGGATTACTACTACACCATGGACTTGATGTATCACCATTAGAAATTATTACAGGAGAAAGAATTGGTAAAAAAACCTATGATGAATTTAAAGCTGAAACACTTGATGAACTATTAGATGAATTAAAACAAAGATTCCTTGACTTAGGTCTTGGAGACCTATCAATAAACATAACAGACGATAGTTTAATGTTTAAATTAAAAGAATGTCATGAATGCTACAACCTTGAATACAATATGGCAACATGTAATATTGTAAAAGGAATGCTTAAAGGAATATTCTCAGCATTCTACAAAAAAGCTGTATCAGTAGAAGAAGTTGAATGTTGTTCAAAATATGATGATCACTGTACATTCATCGTAGAAAAATAA
- a CDS encoding LicD family protein — MVFILSTIYEKLPENVKNHPKIIELVQKFNNNNKFKEIESHYRMLDLIFSSCEIKATGVMRQIQLLSLELLRFFDLVCKKYELEYWLDYGTLLGAVRNGGFIPWDDDIDLGMIREDYERLVEVFPKEVKKIGGLEDKLIISKLTQPHKPGDVTNELDTLNNNTFILFFQCAYIKPFIHLDVFPKEYIKDSGLTDERNALQTQLQVELRDNIENGTWTFDEGLKIQNEKMQFTNQKTNNISDAIDGLHNNIHNRIYPTKYVFPLRKIEFEDYTFNAPNDTDEYLELIYGSEFMHIPKIALDHNTTGFVKGQYDNNKKQIDKAFDEAINYMKKVNEEFN, encoded by the coding sequence TTGGTATTTATATTATCAACAATCTATGAAAAACTACCTGAAAATGTAAAAAATCATCCAAAAATAATAGAATTAGTCCAAAAATTTAATAATAATAACAAATTCAAGGAAATAGAGTCACACTACCGTATGCTTGACTTAATTTTTAGTAGTTGTGAAATAAAAGCAACAGGAGTAATGCGACAAATTCAACTTTTATCACTTGAACTTTTAAGATTTTTTGATTTAGTATGTAAAAAATATGAACTAGAATACTGGCTAGATTATGGAACACTTCTTGGAGCTGTACGAAATGGTGGATTTATACCATGGGATGATGATATAGATCTTGGAATGATCAGAGAAGACTATGAAAGATTAGTTGAGGTATTTCCAAAAGAAGTTAAAAAAATAGGTGGCTTAGAAGATAAACTTATCATATCCAAACTAACTCAACCACATAAACCAGGTGATGTAACAAATGAACTTGATACTCTAAATAACAATACATTCATTCTCTTTTTTCAATGTGCCTACATAAAACCATTCATACATCTTGATGTATTTCCCAAAGAATACATAAAAGATTCAGGACTAACTGATGAACGAAATGCTCTTCAAACACAACTTCAAGTAGAATTACGAGATAATATTGAAAATGGTACATGGACATTTGATGAGGGATTAAAAATACAAAATGAAAAAATGCAATTTACAAATCAAAAAACAAACAATATATCAGATGCAATAGATGGATTACATAATAATATTCATAACAGAATATATCCTACCAAGTATGTATTTCCACTTAGAAAAATAGAATTTGAAGATTACACATTTAATGCTCCTAATGATACAGATGAATACTTAGAATTAATATATGGTTCTGAATTTATGCATATACCAAAAATAGCACTTGATCATAACACAACAGGATTTGTAAAAGGACAATATGATAATAATAAAAAACAAATAGATAAAGCATTTGATGAAGCAATAAACTACATGAAAAAAGTAAATGAAGAATTTAACTAA
- a CDS encoding class I SAM-dependent methyltransferase, which produces MNDKSYWKEYYRKNPNPVDPSTFAKFIIGFMEPEKKLIELGCGNGRDSVYFAQQKINVTAIDQIEEEMDYLNKKHSLYNLNFKADDFTNLDDDKKYDYIYSRFTLHSVNEKAEKRVFDWITKQLNDEGLFFLEVRSINDPMFEKGEKISESENVTTHYRRYLDFNETIEKLENRGLKIIYKLESQGLAKYKDDDPTLIRIVAQK; this is translated from the coding sequence ATGAATGACAAGTCATATTGGAAAGAATATTATCGCAAAAACCCAAACCCTGTAGATCCCTCAACATTTGCAAAATTCATCATAGGATTCATGGAACCTGAAAAAAAACTAATAGAATTAGGATGTGGAAATGGGCGTGATAGTGTCTATTTTGCACAACAAAAAATAAATGTAACAGCAATTGATCAAATAGAAGAAGAAATGGACTACTTAAATAAAAAACATAGCTTATATAATCTAAATTTCAAAGCAGATGATTTCACAAATCTAGATGATGATAAAAAATATGATTACATCTACTCAAGATTCACACTCCATTCAGTAAATGAAAAAGCAGAAAAACGAGTATTTGACTGGATAACAAAACAACTAAATGATGAAGGACTATTTTTCCTAGAAGTTAGAAGTATTAATGATCCAATGTTTGAAAAAGGCGAAAAAATAAGTGAATCAGAAAATGTAACAACACACTATAGACGATACCTAGATTTTAATGAAACAATAGAAAAACTTGAAAATAGAGGATTAAAAATAATATACAAACTCGAAAGCCAAGGACTTGCAAAATATAAAGATGATGATCCAACACTAATACGGATAGTAGCACAAAAATAA
- a CDS encoding NAD-dependent epimerase/dehydratase family protein, with amino-acid sequence MKDIANSYKGETILITGGAGCVGSNLARKLTEYDPEKIIILDDLSSSYKWNIPQDDRIEFIQGDICDDQVLKWVFKSKPSYIFHLAAHFANQNSVDKPEKDLKVNGLGILKVLEYAQLSGNIKRFVYSSSGCGVYGLDSKMPFKEDDISISLHTPYQVTKLLGELYTNYFYNLYDLPIANARFFNVFGPGEVPGKYRNVIPNFMYWAMNEQPLPITGDGSETRDWTYIDDILQGLTRMGVVEEAIGESINLGSGHDHRVIDMANKINEICDNPAGIEYKPRRNWDAKTKLLSSINKAEKILDYKPQHDFYDGIENTHDWFVENWDNIQKSAEF; translated from the coding sequence ATGAAAGATATTGCAAATTCATATAAGGGCGAAACAATTCTAATTACTGGCGGTGCAGGTTGTGTTGGAAGTAATCTTGCACGTAAACTTACAGAATATGATCCAGAGAAGATTATCATACTTGATGATTTATCATCATCCTATAAATGGAATATTCCACAAGATGATCGTATTGAGTTTATACAAGGTGATATATGTGATGATCAGGTTCTTAAATGGGTATTTAAGTCAAAACCATCATATATATTTCATTTAGCTGCACATTTTGCAAATCAGAATTCTGTTGATAAGCCTGAAAAAGATCTTAAAGTAAATGGTCTAGGTATTCTTAAAGTTCTTGAATATGCACAACTTTCAGGAAATATTAAAAGATTCGTATATTCAAGTAGTGGATGTGGAGTATACGGTCTTGATTCTAAAATGCCATTTAAAGAAGATGACATAAGTATTAGCTTACATACACCATACCAAGTTACTAAACTTCTTGGTGAATTATATACTAATTACTTTTATAATCTTTATGATCTACCTATTGCAAATGCAAGATTTTTCAATGTATTTGGACCTGGAGAAGTTCCTGGAAAGTATCGTAATGTAATACCAAACTTCATGTACTGGGCTATGAATGAACAACCACTCCCTATTACAGGTGATGGTTCTGAAACTCGTGATTGGACATATATTGATGATATACTTCAAGGACTAACACGTATGGGAGTAGTTGAGGAAGCTATTGGTGAATCAATAAATCTAGGTTCAGGTCATGACCACAGAGTTATTGATATGGCAAATAAGATAAATGAAATCTGTGATAATCCAGCTGGAATTGAATACAAACCAAGACGTAACTGGGATGCTAAAACAAAACTTCTCTCATCAATTAATAAAGCAGAAAAGATTCTAGATTACAAACCACAACATGACTTCTATGATGGAATTGAAAATACACATGACTGGTTTGTAGAAAACTGGGATAATATACAAAAAAGTGCAGAATTCTAA